One genomic region from Mauremys reevesii isolate NIE-2019 linkage group 7, ASM1616193v1, whole genome shotgun sequence encodes:
- the DEPP1 gene encoding protein DEPP1, translated as MRARRLISVTHLPTISEMGEMLFLGGSHAQAKEPLAGLDEYVQSISQLAQPSSLSCGLPCPCQSSQNKPHKPQRARAKVAQSGVALPNPEKVQGNAASLQDITAQFNQQHSPLGLPGCTDPLAWLFGLSEAKEQSPGLRRRVSPAPRSSQTGTDTGCPAAPQQTARGNLSATSDPSSATQKVSGPVPPLERRCRWQRSRRRPTFPSCVVRGRPSRAQSTRLPVIYEL; from the coding sequence ATGAGAGCCAGGCGGCTGATCTCCGTGACCCACCTGCCTACGATCAGCGAGATGGGGGAGATGCTGTTTTTGGGAGGGAGCCATGCCCAGGCCAAGGAGCCCCTGGCCGGGCTGGATGAGTACGTTCAGTCCATTAGCCAGCTGGCCCAGCCATCCTCGCTGTCCTGCGGGCTCCCATGTCCTTGCCAGAGCAGCCAGAACAAGCCTCACAAGCCCCAGAGGGCACGGGCAAAAGTGGCCCAGAGCGGGGTCGCACTCCCCAACCCtgagaaggtgcagggcaatgcAGCATCACTGCAGGACATCACAGCCCAGTTCAACCAGCAGCacagccccctggggctccccggCTGCACGGACCCTCTAGCCTGGCTCTTTGGACTCTCAGAAGCAAAGGAACAGAGCCCAGGACTGCGGAGACGAGTGAGTcctgctccccgctcctcccagaCAGGCACCGACACaggctgcccagcagccccccagcagaCGGCTCGGGGGAACCTCAGTGCCACCAGCGACCCTAGCAGCGCAACCCAGAAAGTGAGCGGCCCAGTCCCGCCTCTGGAGCGGAGATGCCGCTGGCAGCGATCACGCAGGCGTCCAACTTTTCCCAGCTGTGTGGTGAGGGGTAGGCCCAGCCGGGCCCAGAGCACCCGCCTACCTGTCATCTATGAATTGTGA